The Cellvibrionales bacterium genomic interval TGGGAATAGATCGCTGGCTGTTTAAATTCCCCAACTGCTCGATCTTTCTGGCCTCGACGCTGCATTTGACGCATTGGTTGGTGAATTACCCGCTATTATTTTTTTGATGTTGGTGTTTGAAGCGATTACGCAGCGCTTGAAGCAGGAGCGTGATGCCGAGCGTGATCGCTACGCATTTCTTGCGGCGCACGATCCTTTGACGGGCTTGGCTAACCGTTCGATGTTTGGCAGCCAGCTCACGCGCGCACTCGCAAGCAGTGATCGCAATAAAACATAGCCGGCTTAATGATTGATTTGGACGGCTTTAAGCCCGTCAATGACACGCCTGCCACGATATGGGCGATAATTTTGTGCGAGATTGCTGATCCCCCTCTTAACTTATTACGAAAGCTGACACCATTGCGCGTGGCGATGGCGATGATTTTGCGGTGATTTTAGAAATGTGGCTTCGCCGCCGGGGATTGATATTGTGGCGCAGCGTATTGTCGATGAAATTGGCAAGCCGTATGACATCTTGCCCAAAGGGCATGCAGGTAACGGCGAGTGTGGGTGTGGCGATGTATCCCGATCGCACGCGCGACGACAATCAATTGCGCGTGTTTGCCGATCGCGCCATGTATGCGGCAAAAAAGGACATCTGCAATTATTCGCCCGATATGCAATAGAAATGCGTATGTTATTCAGGCATCCAGATCGGGAATCAACTTGCTTCTACGCGGGTAATGGTGTCTTTCAGCCACAGCTTGCGTTTTTTAAGCGCTGCATCAGCAATTGGTCGAAATAAGGGCGCTCCAACAGCACCAAAAATTTCATCATCCAACATGCGGTGTTCTTCACGCAGGCGGTTCAGGGTGAGGAGAAGTTCGTCTTCCATGTGGAGTGATTTGCAGCACGACTAGTTACCTTATACACGCCGTGGCTTGCGGATACCATGGCCGTCATCATTTTCTTTACAATTACCCCGTCAATTAATTTAGGGATCGCATGATATGACTGCAGCTCGCACTGTGCTGGTAACTGGCGCGTTTGGCAATTTAGGGCAGATGATGTTGGCGGAACTCAAGCGACAGAGTTTCCGTGTGCTGGCCATGGATCTCGACAACCCAGTCAATCGCAAAGTCGCTGCCAACATTGAAACACTGTACGACGAGTTGGTGTGGGGCGATTTGCGCACCGTGGACTTCAAGCCGCTGTTGCAGGGGCTGCATCGCTGTGATTCATCTCGCGGCGGTATTGCCGCCAGTGACGGATCGCGCGCCTGAGCTCGCGCATGACATCAATGTCAACGCTACGCTGCGTTTGATTGCGGATATTGAACAGCGCGTTAAACAACCTCTGCTGATTTACCCCTCCTCCGTAACGGTATTTGGATTCCTGAGCCAGCCACGCGTTTGATGCGGGCGGACGATGCTGTAGCGCCAACGACAACTACACGCGGCACAAAGTGGAGGTAGAGCAAGCGCTAGCGGCCAGTGCAATTCCGTGGTGTGTGCTGCGCGTGGGGTGTCGATAGATTCGCGCACCTTGGGTGCCGGATCGTTCCATGATGCGTAAATTGTTGCCGTATCGCCAGACAATCCCTTGCATTATCTGCATCCACAAGATGTTACGCTGGCAATGGTCAATGCGATCAATAACGCGCGCCTTGCATAAGGTTTTGTTGTTGGGAGGTGGTGAAGACAGCCGTGTCACGCAACACCAATTCTTAAAGTGCGGCACTGAATGCCATGGGGATTACTCTGCCGCGAGATATGCTCGGCAGCGACCGCTACTACACCAGTTGGATGGATACCGCTGAGTCGCAAGACATTCTGCAATTTCGCAGCACAGTTTTGCAGACTATCAAGCAGATTTGCGCCAGCGCTTGCGTTGGTCGCGGCTGATCATGAAGCCACTCGCGCCGCTGGTGCTGTGGAGTATGCGCAGAGTTTGAAATGAAATTGCCTCCTGATACGGAAGTATTTATTCCTCTGCGTTAAATAGTGAGGTGATTGCATCCAGTGTGGATTTTCAGTCGTTGCCTCGTTTGAAAGTTTTGTTGTTAAAACCCTATCAAAAAATTGTTGGAGCAGTGCAATCTCCCGCAGATCGGGTATCCTCTATTTAACATCAGCTATTCGCGTTTCAACAGCATGTTGATGGAAATTCTGGATATGAAGTTGAGCAAATGCCAGCATCAGAGCTGTTGCCTCTGTTGCGAGGGGTTTACCGGATGTGGTGGGTATGTCGGCGTTAAACTTTTGGAAGCACAAAAGTTATCTCATTTCAAAAACTGTAAAACAGTTTGATGAATCCATTGTTACGGTGATTGGTGGGCCGTTTTGCTCAACGCGTCTGAAAAGATTTTGCGTGAAGAAGAAAGCATTGATTGGGTTTTGAGGTCCTGGTTAATGTATTTCCGAAGCGTTGGTGCGCTTAACTCTGAGTCGGGATTTAGAAATTGATTTGCCTGGTTTCTCAAGGCGACTGGCCCAGATGGGAGATTCGGTGTAGCAAAAAACAAGGATTTTGTTCAAGACTTAGATACTTTGCCCATGCCTTCTTGGGATTTGGTAGATTTTGATCGCTATGCAAAACACCCTAATCACGCAGCCAACTTGAAAGGTAAGCGGTACTCGCCACTGTTTACTTCAAGAGGGTGTCCTCATCTTTGCACCTATTGTCACGACATCTTTACAAAAAAGATTTGTTTACATGATTGGCGAGTGATTGCAGATTGAGTATTTATATAACAACTATGGTGTTGATGGAATATCTATAGAGGTGATATTTTTAATCTGCACAAAGCCTAGGGTGCATGCAATCATGGGGGGAAGTGTGCTAGGCGATGGCCTGGGAAAATGAAATTTGCAGTTCCTAATGGATTGCGCGGCGACATTATTGACCAAGAAATTGTGGATGTAATGTGTGAAGCAGGTGCTTATGCAGCTTCAATTGCCATTGAGACGGTAACTCCGCGGTTGCAGCTTTTGGTTGAAAAGAATCTATGTTGATAAAGCAAACAATGCAATAAAAATGTTTACAGACAAAGGATTGCAAGTAACCGCTGCTTTTATGTTAGGGTTCCAACGGAAAACAAAGAAGAAATCAAAGCCAGTATTGATTTCGCTTTAAAAGGAAGCGTTTGACCTTGGCTTTTTCTTTACGGTTATTCCACTGCCGGGAACGCCGCTCTTTGATTGGCGCTGAGTGAACATGAATCAATAACGAGATGCAGCAAAAGTTGACAGTGGTAGCTAACGAATATACGTATCTTGGTAAGAAAGGGTTTTACGGTATCAAATTGAGCAACGCTGTCCGCATGGCTAATTGGGTTTTTATCCTAGCCCGCGGCGTGTGCTCAGAATTCTGGCGTTTTGGTCGCTCGAACGACTGTGGCAGACATTTAAAGTGTTTCTACAAAGTTACGCCGACGCACCGGCAAACGCCGAACTATTCAGATGTGATGTTGAAACAGTAGGGGCATTCAGGGATTCACCAAACCCCGCAACTGCGCACTGAGATCGCTCGCCAACAAGCCGCGCTCGCTCTTCCTGTTACTTCGGCAGCATCCGCCGCTTCAGCGTGCAGGCAAAAACAATTGCGCGGCGATTTCTGGCGCTATGTCTTGCGCGAGCAAGCTGCCGATGATGCCGGCTAGCATCCCCCCATGCCGCCGGAGGACATGCCGGGGTTGCCGCTGCTGCAAACTCCAATCATGCCGCCCGCTCCGCACACCAGGCTGCCCGCGCCTTTCAACACGACAGTGCCGCCATGGCGGTGTTGCAGGGCGCGCACGGCCGCGAAACGGTCGCGCTGAACATCGGCGGTGCTGATACCCAGCAGGCGCGCGGCCTCGGCGGGTGAGGGGTCAGCACCTAATCGCTGCGATGGGGTTCGCGCACCACGCACCTCGGCGGCGCACGCGTGTTGAGTGCGTCGTCAACCAGCACCAGTGGCAGCTCACTCAAGGTGGCCTGCTGCAACATCTGCTCGAACCACGCGCTGCGCCCTGGGCAGACCGACAACCAGCACCGTGGGTTTGGCGAGCAGCGGTTCCAGAGCCCGCCCAGAGTTCACTCCTTCGCCATGATCTCCGGTCGGCGTGCCAACACAGCCGGCACATGTTCAGGTCGCGTGGCGGCGCTAACTAAGCCAGCCGCGGCGCGCAGCCCTTCAGTGGCCGAGCACCGCGCCGCCCATGGCTGTCACCCGCCTATCACCATCACATGCCCGAACAGACCTTTGTGTGCCGTGCGTTGGCGCGGCGGCAGTGCGTCCTGGCAGGTGCCGGGTTTGAGTCGCTCGCAGTGCGTGATCGTCGGCGCGTCTAGCTCCTCCGCACCCAAACCAGCGTATTCAATGAGGCCGGTGAAATCTGGTGCGTCGGCGGTCAATAAACCGCGTTTCAGTGCGACAAAAGTGATGGTGACATCCGCGGCCACCGCCACGCCTTCGGCACAGCCGGCGCCGGCGTCGATGCCAGAGGGCAAGTCCAGCGCCAGCACTGGCAGGCCGCTGTGGTTGATAGCATCAATCGCGGCGGCGTAAGCCGTGGCGTGGTGCGCCGTAGCTGCCGGTGCCGAGTAGAGCATCAACCACGATGCCTTTGCTGGGTAAATCCATAGTGTTCTGCCACGGCGGTGAAATCGTCACGCCGTTTTGCGTGGCGTAGGCGTGCGCTTGTAAAGTATCTGGCGAAAATTTTGCAGCCGCGCCGACCGCAATAATGTGTGCAGAAATATTTTTTCTGGCGAGGCCAAGAGCAAATAACACGTCGCCACCGTTGTTGCCGCTGCCGCAAAAATGGTGATGCACGCAGGATTGGGCCAGTGCTGAGAGTGTTTCCAATGC includes:
- a CDS encoding YdcH family protein, with the protein product MEDELLLTLNRLREEHRMLDDEIFGAVGAPLFRPIADAALKKRKLWLKDTITRVEAS
- a CDS encoding GGDEF domain-containing protein → MVGELPAIIFLMLVFEAITQRLKQERDAERDRYAFLAAHDPLTGLANRSMFGSQLTRALASSDRNKT
- a CDS encoding GGDEF domain-containing protein, with the translated sequence MTKADTIARGDGDDFAVILEMWLRRRGLILWRSVLSMKLASRMTSCPKGMQVTASVGVAMYPDRTRDDNQLRVFADRAMYAAKKDICNYSPDMQ